Genomic window (Bacillota bacterium):
ATTAAGCCCGGAAGGATCAGTGACCAGTAATTGTTTAATAATCCTAGTTTCTGTATAACCAAGTATGTTGGAACCATACCGCCACTGAAAAACATTGTAAATGAAATAAAAAATGTAATCTGCTGTCTTGCAGCAAGGTCTTTTCTTGACAAAGGATATGCGCACATGATGGTCATAATCAAGTTGCATATTGTACCCAACACTGTATAAAAAATAGTATTTTTATAACCATTCATTATTGAGTCGTCTTTAAAAACCATTTTATATGCGCTAAGTGTTAGCCTTTTAGGAAAAAGCGTAACCTTCCCCTGCAGCACTAGCATTGGATCGCTTATAGAAGCACTGATAACATAAACCAGCGGATAGAGTACAATAAGCAAAACAATTGTAAGCAGAGTAACATTTATAATATCGAATGTTCTGTCGGCAGCAGTCTGTTTTATAGCCATACTATTCTTTTTAAAAAGTGCCATGTTTCTCTCCTCCTTACCACAAACTCGTTTCGGAAACTTTTCTGCTGATATTGTTTACTGCAATCAGCAAAGCAAAGTTGATAGCCGAATTGAATAAGCCAACGGCGGTTGAGAAACTATATTCAGCGCCTTTAAGTCCAACATCATAAACATATGTTGAAATAACCTGGGCGGCACTTAAGTTCAAACCGTTTTGCATTAAAAATACTTTTTCAAAACCAACATTCATGATTTTGCCGACATCAAGTATAAATAGTGTAATAGCAGTAGGCATGATGCCAGGAAGAGTAACATGAATCAGGCGCTGCATTTTAGTAGCACCGTCAACCATAGCAGCTTCATACTGCTGAATATCTATTCCTGCGAGAGCAGCAATATAAATAATAGAGCCCCAACCTGTACTCTGCCATATACCAGACCATACATAAAGGTGCTTAAACCAACCGGGATCAGTAACAAATTTTATAGGCTGCATCCCAAGCTTAATAATTATCGTATTGACTATACCGCCAGTTTCCATTAATGCACTAGGTGCAGAAAACAGAACGGAAATCATGCCAACCAAAACTACAGTTGATAAAAAGTGTGGCGCATATGTAACCATCTGAACTGTCTTTTTAAACTTTACGCTTTTAAGTTCGTTAATAAGTAACGCCAGAATAATAGGAATTGGAAATCTTGCAACTAAACTGTAAATACTTATGGAAATCGTATTCCAAACAATATTTATAAATTGCGAGCTGTTAAAAAACCTTATAAAATGTTTAAGCCCATGCTGTGCTGTCCAAGGGCTGCCCCAAATTCCAGGTGCGCTTTTAAAATCTTTAAACGCTATCTGCACTCCAAACATTGGCCAATATGCAAAAATAATAAAATACGCAATTACTGGCACCAGCAGCAAATACAGATCCCAGTTATTTGCAAATGCTTTTCTTATTGCACGCCCTTGTGAGTATTTCGTGACAGACTTTTTGTTTATAGTTTGTACTTTAGTGATAGTTTGCGCTTTGGTGATAGCCAAATAAACCCCTCTCTCCCTCTCTTATTTACGTCAAACAAGGTCTCTGTTCCCTATTGACTACATTATTTTAATGATAAATCTTATGGATTTATCATAATAAAATAAATAATTTCTCTAAACCTATCACATTCCTCTCATAAAATTATTGTCTATGCTTTAACACCAAAGACCACCGAATAAAAATACAACTTCCATATTTTTATTCGGCAGTCAAAAGTACAGATTAAGATTAAGAAAGGTTAGAGGATTATTAATTTTCACCTTTCCGCTTAACATATTAATTCTACTAAATTAGAGGAGAAAAGTCAAATACAATTATGTATAAATTGCAATATATATAATTGTATATTAAGCCTTTTTATATCTTTCGTATCCCCTGTTATAGATTTCCATATATTCGGAAAGTCCCATTTTATCATACTGTGCAACATAATCATTCCATGTCTGATCATTGATCGGTCTTTTACCCGAAATAAACTCTGGAACTACATTGTTATAATAGCCTGTAAGCATATCCGCTTCCAAGGATGCCATGCGATCCATTTCATCGGTTGTATAAATGAAATAATCCCAGACCTCCTTTGGCGCATATTTATACAAATCTTTGGCAGCCTTTGCAGGAACATCTGCCATCTCGTTACCTGTAAAATACTTCGAAAGCAGCAGAGTCGGATTGCCGCCTCCGGCAAAAGGAGTAATGGTAGATACAATGGCATCATAATTCTGTCCGGGATCATTTGATTTCAAGACTTCTGGTTTAAATTTATACTTTCCGTCGGTATCCTTGAAATATGTTTTTCCCTCTACTCCGAGGTAGAACATTCTTGACCCTTCGTCACTGTACCAGTAATCAAGCCAGCGTGCAGTAGCTTCAGGATAAGGATTCGTTTTTGAAAATGCAAACGCGCCTTTTGTTGCATTATTAGCCATTATTGCGTTCCATTGTTTATCCCCGTTTGGTCCCTTAAGAGCTTCTTCTATCCCGGTAAAATCATTCATTTTATCATTGCTTAAAAGAACCAGATTAATGTACATAAGACCGCCGACTAAATCCATAGAACTTTTTGCTATTATGTTAGTATTTAAAGTTGCTGAAGGTTGGAATATATCATTATCAAGCAGTTTTTCAGCATACATCTTGTGAACATATTCAAGAAGCTGGCGGAATTCAGGTGCAGTTGGAATAAAGCGAAGCTTGTTCGTTTTCGGATCAAGATCAACATTAGCGTTTCTGTATCCCTTGTTTTGCAAGCCATATGCACCATAAAGGCCACGAAGAATAGTGCCCCAAGAATTTGATGTCAGCGCAATTTCATCAGCCTTACCATTCCCATTGGCATCTTTGTCTCTCATAGCTTTGCATAATTCATAAAACTCATCAGTTGTGGTAGGAAGTTTTTTCACTCCGATTTTATCCATAAACTTTTTATTAATAAACAGTTTTGGATGCATCTGAACTTCAGGTGCGTCTTGAATAGCCGGCAGAGCGTAAATATTCCCCTCCGCATCGGGCAGTGATTTTCTTACGCTATCCATACTGGTAGTCAATTTCTTAAAATTAGGCATGTAACTATCAATCAAATCATTGATTTTTAAAAACAGGCCTTGCTCACCATATTTTTGTACATCCTTTGAGCCAAAACTGCAACGATAAAACCCATCAGGAAGATCCTGCCCTGACGCTAATACAAGATTGCGTTTTTCTTTGATTGAGGCATTAGGAACAACGTTCCAATCAATATGTATGTTAGTCTTTTTTTCATACTCCCCCCAAACGAGAATATTTGCATAATCCTTTTGGTATTCATGCTGCCCAACCATAAATTTTAATGTTATAGGCTGTTTAACAATTGGAAATTCGCCGTTTGGATTTAAATTTTCAAGCCTTTGCTTTGCGGCTGGATCAAGGTTAGCTTTTGCCCCTGCAGCAGTTATCTTTCTTTGACAACCGCCAAGTATAGGAACAATCATTAAAGCAGAAAGCATTAGCGCAGTAATTCTATGGTGAATTTTCATATAATACCCCCTAAATGTAATCGTTTACACTTTTATACCAAAGCACGAGAAAATTCCCATGCTTTGGTATTTAAA
Coding sequences:
- a CDS encoding carbohydrate ABC transporter permease, translating into MALFKKNSMAIKQTAADRTFDIINVTLLTIVLLIVLYPLVYVISASISDPMLVLQGKVTLFPKRLTLSAYKMVFKDDSIMNGYKNTIFYTVLGTICNLIMTIMCAYPLSRKDLAARQQITFFISFTMFFSGGMVPTYLVIQKLGLLNNYWSLILPGLISVWNMLIMKNYFQSSIPYELQEAAKIDGCSNIGILIKLVMPLSVPIVAVMVMYYGVGHWNEYFNAMIYLNNEKLYPLQLVLRGILIQNDMSNMTNESSMVDQQLLAESIKYAVIIVSSIPVLMLYPLLQRYFVKGVMVGAIKG
- a CDS encoding ABC transporter permease subunit: MRKAFANNWDLYLLLVPVIAYFIIFAYWPMFGVQIAFKDFKSAPGIWGSPWTAQHGLKHFIRFFNSSQFINIVWNTISISIYSLVARFPIPIILALLINELKSVKFKKTVQMVTYAPHFLSTVVLVGMISVLFSAPSALMETGGIVNTIIIKLGMQPIKFVTDPGWFKHLYVWSGIWQSTGWGSIIYIAALAGIDIQQYEAAMVDGATKMQRLIHVTLPGIMPTAITLFILDVGKIMNVGFEKVFLMQNGLNLSAAQVISTYVYDVGLKGAEYSFSTAVGLFNSAINFALLIAVNNISRKVSETSLW